CTTGGCCGAGCTGGTGTCGGCCAGGCTGGTGGTGGTGGTTCGCGTGTTGACGCAGCCCGCGAGCAGAAACGCCACGGCGACGCCGGCAAAGCCTGCAGCCACCCGTCGCTGCGCGCTCGCGGTCGTCATCGGAAGGGCCATCCTCATTGGGTCAATGCTCCTGGGGGGCGGTCTTGCGAACCGGATGCAAAACAATGGTGCGCTCCGAGCCACGGCGCTGGGCCATGCGTTCGGCCGCGCGGGTACGGTCCTTGACGTCGCCGGCCAGCTGTCCGCAGGCCGCATCGATGTCGTCGCCGCGCGTCTTGCGCACGGTGGTCACGAGGCCGGCCTCGCTCAGCGTCCTGGCAAAGGCCAGCACCCGCGGCTGCGGCGAACGCAGAAGGCCCGAAGCCGGAAACGGATTGAACGGAATCAGGTTGAACTTGCACGACACACCATGGGTGCGAACGAGTTCCACCAGTTGCCTCGCATGCTCGGGCTGGTCGTTGACGCCATCGAGCATGCAGTACTCGAAAGTGATGAAGTCGCGCGGCGCATGCACCAGGTAGCGCTTGCAGGCCTCGAGCAGCTCGGCAATCGGGTACTTGCGGTTGAGCGGCACGAGATCGTCGCGCAGCGCATCGTTGGGCGCATGCAGCGACACGGCCATGGCCACCGGGCAGTCGGCGCCCAGGCGGTCGATCATCGGCACGACGCCGGAGGTCGACACGGTCACGCGCCGGCGCGACAGGCCGTAGGCGTTGTCGTCGAGCATGGTGCGCAGCGCGGGCACCAGCGCCGTGTAGTTCTGCAGCGGTTCGCCCATGCCCATCATCACCACGTTGGAGATGACGCGGTCGTCACGCTTCAGGTGCTTGCGCAGGAAGTGTTCGGCAAACCACAGCTGGGCGACGATTTCGCCCGTGCTCAGGTTGCGGCTGAAGCCCTGATGCCCCGTGGAGCAAAAGCGGCAACCCACCGCACAGCCGGCCTGGGACGACACGCACAGCGTGCCGCGGTCGTCCTCGGGAATGAATACGGCTTCGACGGCATTGCCGTCGCCGACGTCGAACAGCCACTTGATCGTGCCGTCCCTGGATTCGTGCTGCGTCAGGACCGGCAAGGCCTCGACGCGCGCGGTGGTGGCGAGCTTTTCGCGCAGCGACTTGGCCAGATCGGTCATCTGGGCGAAGTCGCTGGCGCCACGCTGGTGGATCCAGCGGAACAGCTGCGTGGCGCGGAATCGCTTCTCGCCGAGCTTTTCGCAGAACGCAGCCAGCCCCTCGAGATCGAATTCGAGCAGATTGGCCGTGGTCATGAAATCAGCTGGCGTCCGGCTTCAGCGCGCGTAGACGTTGAGGCCGGCGAAGAAGAATGCCACTTCGTTCGCGGCGGTTTCAGCGGCGTCCGAGCCGTGCACGGCGTTGGCGTCGATGCTGTCGGCGAAGTCGGCGCGGATGGTGCCCGGGGCCGCCTTCTTGGGGTCCGTGGCGCCCATCAGGTCGCGGTTCTTGGCGATGGCGTCGTCGCCTTCGAGCACTTGCACGAAGACGGGGCCGGAAATCATGAACTCGACCAAGTCCTTGAAGAACGGGCGTTCCTTGTGAACCGCGTAGAACTGCTCGGCTTCGTTGCGCGACAGATGCACCAGCTTGGCGGCAACGATCTTGAGGCCGGCAGCTTCGAAGCGGGAAACGATCTTGCCGATGACGTTCTTGGCGACGGCGTCGGGCTTGATGATGGAAAGGGTACGTTCGATGGCCATTGAGGTGCTTCCTGAGCTTTGATTTTGAAGTGTTTTGTCACAACTGCAACGAATATGTTGCATCGTAGGTCGACAAAGCCTCTGATTTTAACCGGCGCAGCCCCCGGGATTGGTGAAAACCCCGCGAAAGGCTGCGCTGGAGAACTGGCTTTCAGCGCCCGCGGCGCCGATTTCCGCCGGGGCCGCCCTGCCCGCCAAAGCCGCCGCCGGCCGGACCGCCACCGCGGCGCCCCGGTCCCTGCCGCTGCTCCTTGCGCTGGCGGGAAAAGCTGTCGGCACCGATGTAGCCGAGCGAGGTCTTCATCGGATCGGGCTGGTTCGCGCCGCTCGGCGGACGCTCCTCGCCCTGGCGGTTGCCCCGGTTGCTGTTGTTGCTGTTGTTGCTGCCGCGACGGCCTTGCGGCGGCATGCCTGCATTGCCGCCAGCGCCACCGCCTCGGTTGCTACCACGCCCGCCGCGTTCTCCACGCGGCGGCCGGCCGTCGCCCAGCGGATTCGGAATGGGCGCCTCGCGGCCGTCATCGCGCGGATCGCGCATGTCGCGCGGCTGCGGTTGTCCGCCGCCGGCGTTGCGATTGCCGCGCCGCTTCTTGTTGCGTCCGTTGCGCCCGCCGCCGGCGCCTTCCTGGCCCGGCCCGCGTTGCTGCTGCTGCGGACGCGGCGCACCGCCGCCCGAGGCCTGGAACAGCGCGTTGATGTCGCGCTCGTCGAGTTCCATCCAGGCGCCGCGCTTCAGGCCGCGCGGCAGCACCATGGCGCCGTAGCGGATGCGGATCAGCCGGCTGACCGCATGCCCCACCGATTCGAACAGGCGCCGCACTTCGCGGTTGCGGCCTTCGGAGATGGTGACGCGGTACCAATGGTTGGAGCCTTCGCCGCCGCCCTCCTCGATGGTGCCGAACTGGGCCATGCCATCGTCGAGGCGAACGCCTTCGAGCAGCTTCTTCTTTTCCTCGGCATTGAGCGCGCCCAGCACGCGCACGGCGTACTCGCGCTCCAGGCCGAAGCGCGGGTGCATCAACTGGTTGGCAAGATCGCCGGAGCTGCTGAACAGCAGCAGGCCTTCGGTGTTCAGGTCGAGCCGGCCGACCGATTGCCACTTGCCCTGCTGCAGGCGCGGCAGCTTGCGGAACACCGTGGGACGGTTCTGCGGATCGTCGTGCGTCACGACCTCGCCCACCGGCTTGTGGTAGGCGATGACGCGCGGCGGAGGCGGCGCAATGCGGTAGCGGATTGGCTTGCCGTTGATCTTGACCTGGTCGCCGTACTGGATGCGCTGGCCGATGTGGGCCGGCTCGTTGTTCACCGAGATGCGGCCCTGGAGAATGAGCGCTTCCATCTCGAGCCGCGAGCCCAGGCCCGCCTGCGCCAGCACCTTGTGCAGCTTGGGCGAGTCAGCCTCGGGCAGCAGCACGCGCTTGAGCGGCGGGACTTCGGGGCTCTCTTCGTCGGCGTCGAACTGGCCCGAGATGACGTCTGCGAAGCGGATGGGCTCGGGCGGCAGTGCATTGCGCTGCTCGCGCTCGGCGGCGCGGCGCGCGCGGTCGAGGTCGTCCTCTTCCTCGTCGGGTTCTTCTTCCTCTTCCTCTTCTTCGTCGTCGCTGGAGGCGCGGGCATCCTCTTGCACGCGGCGCTCCCGGTGTTCGACGGGCGCAGCGGGCTCGCCGGGCGCGGCCGGCAGGGGGGCGGCGGCAGGGGCCGCATCTGCCGCCTGAGCCACAGGTTCAGAGGCTTCGTCCACGGCAGGCACCCTCGATTCGCCATCCCCGGCCACCGGTTCCACGACTTTTTTCTTGCGTGGAGCGCGCGGCTTCTTTGGAGCCTCGCCCTCGCCGGCTGCTGCCGCGGGCGCGCCCGCTTCGGCGTCCGAAGACTGGCCGGACAGTGCCGCTTTCGCCTTTTTCTTCTTGGATTCTGGCGGGACCGGCACGATGGCCGCGTCGTCGTTGTCGGAGGGGCTCATGGGGTTTTTCCGGGAGGAACAGCGTGGGGATCGGACTCGTCGGGCGACGGTGCTTCGGTTTCGAGCTCGACGGGAGGCTCGGCTTCCGTGGAGGCCGGGATGTCCGCGGGCTCTTCGGGAGAGACCGCGTCCTCGGCGAATTGCGCAGCGGCGGCCTCGGCGGCCTCGACGGCTTCGGGGACCTCGGCCGCGGCCAGGGCAGGTTCTGCGTCTGCTTCGGCGTCGGACATGGCCGAGGCATCGGCGTCGGAGTCGCTCGGAATGTCCATGGGCAGCCCGGGCTGGTTGCCCGACGCCTGGTCGAGCGCGTCGACCAGCGCCGCCTGCTGGGCCGGCGTTTCGATCAGCGGCAGCTGGTCGAGCGATGCGAGGCCGAGGTCGTCGAGGAACTGCCGCGTGGTGGCGTACAGCCCCGGGCGGCCGACGGTTTCGCGGTGGCCGATCACCTCGACCCAGCCGCGATCCTCGAGCTGCTTGAGGATGAGGGAGTTGATGGTGACGCCGCGGATGTCTTCCATGTCGCCGCGCGTGACCGGCTGGCGGTAGGCAATGATGGCCAGCGTTTCGAGCGCAGCGCGGGTGTAGCGCGGTGGCTTCTCGGGATGCAGGCGATCGAGGTGGTCGCGCATCTCGGGCCGGCTCTGGAAGCGCCAGCCGCTGCCGACGCTCACCAGCTCCAGGCCGCGCTGCGCCCAGTCTTCCTGCAGTTCGAGCAACAGCACCTTGATGGTGTCCACGCCCAGCTCGTCGTCGAACAGCACGCGCATGTCGCGCACCGGCAGCGGCTGGCTCGAACAGATCAAGGCGGTTTCGAGAATGCGCTTGGCATCCGCCGTATTCATGGTTTGCGTGATCCGGGAAAAGGCGTCTGGTGGACGCTTGTTCAGAAGGATGAAAGAAGGCGCTGCCGGCACGCGGCGAGTGCAACGCAAGGCCGGCATTGGGGGTGGCCGGCGCGGCCCTCGGGCCGTCAGGCGCGATTGTAATCCAGCCCCAGGGCCTGGAACGCCTGAACCAGATCGGGCGGCGGAAGGGAACGCAATTCCAGCGCCGCTTGCGTGACAGGATGCACGAATGCAAGCCTGAAGGCATGCAGCGCCTGCCGTGCCAGACCCGCGGCCGGAGCCCCACCGTAGAGCGCGTCGCCGATCAGCGGATGCCCGATGGACGCCATGTGCACGCGAATCTGGTGGGTTCGGCCCGTTTCGAGCG
This genomic window from Variovorax paradoxus contains:
- the rlmN gene encoding 23S rRNA (adenine(2503)-C(2))-methyltransferase RlmN, with protein sequence MTTANLLEFDLEGLAAFCEKLGEKRFRATQLFRWIHQRGASDFAQMTDLAKSLREKLATTARVEALPVLTQHESRDGTIKWLFDVGDGNAVEAVFIPEDDRGTLCVSSQAGCAVGCRFCSTGHQGFSRNLSTGEIVAQLWFAEHFLRKHLKRDDRVISNVVMMGMGEPLQNYTALVPALRTMLDDNAYGLSRRRVTVSTSGVVPMIDRLGADCPVAMAVSLHAPNDALRDDLVPLNRKYPIAELLEACKRYLVHAPRDFITFEYCMLDGVNDQPEHARQLVELVRTHGVSCKFNLIPFNPFPASGLLRSPQPRVLAFARTLSEAGLVTTVRKTRGDDIDAACGQLAGDVKDRTRAAERMAQRRGSERTIVLHPVRKTAPQEH
- the ndk gene encoding nucleoside-diphosphate kinase produces the protein MAIERTLSIIKPDAVAKNVIGKIVSRFEAAGLKIVAAKLVHLSRNEAEQFYAVHKERPFFKDLVEFMISGPVFVQVLEGDDAIAKNRDLMGATDPKKAAPGTIRADFADSIDANAVHGSDAAETAANEVAFFFAGLNVYAR
- a CDS encoding pseudouridine synthase, which codes for MSPSDNDDAAIVPVPPESKKKKAKAALSGQSSDAEAGAPAAAAGEGEAPKKPRAPRKKKVVEPVAGDGESRVPAVDEASEPVAQAADAAPAAAPLPAAPGEPAAPVEHRERRVQEDARASSDDEEEEEEEEPDEEEDDLDRARRAAEREQRNALPPEPIRFADVISGQFDADEESPEVPPLKRVLLPEADSPKLHKVLAQAGLGSRLEMEALILQGRISVNNEPAHIGQRIQYGDQVKINGKPIRYRIAPPPPRVIAYHKPVGEVVTHDDPQNRPTVFRKLPRLQQGKWQSVGRLDLNTEGLLLFSSSGDLANQLMHPRFGLEREYAVRVLGALNAEEKKKLLEGVRLDDGMAQFGTIEEGGGEGSNHWYRVTISEGRNREVRRLFESVGHAVSRLIRIRYGAMVLPRGLKRGAWMELDERDINALFQASGGGAPRPQQQQRGPGQEGAGGGRNGRNKKRRGNRNAGGGQPQPRDMRDPRDDGREAPIPNPLGDGRPPRGERGGRGSNRGGGAGGNAGMPPQGRRGSNNSNNSNRGNRQGEERPPSGANQPDPMKTSLGYIGADSFSRQRKEQRQGPGRRGGGPAGGGFGGQGGPGGNRRRGR
- the scpB gene encoding SMC-Scp complex subunit ScpB; this translates as MNTADAKRILETALICSSQPLPVRDMRVLFDDELGVDTIKVLLLELQEDWAQRGLELVSVGSGWRFQSRPEMRDHLDRLHPEKPPRYTRAALETLAIIAYRQPVTRGDMEDIRGVTINSLILKQLEDRGWVEVIGHRETVGRPGLYATTRQFLDDLGLASLDQLPLIETPAQQAALVDALDQASGNQPGLPMDIPSDSDADASAMSDAEADAEPALAAAEVPEAVEAAEAAAAQFAEDAVSPEEPADIPASTEAEPPVELETEAPSPDESDPHAVPPGKTP